The following DNA comes from Microbacterium terregens.
GGCGGTGGCGGCGTCGCTGCACCTCGTCGCGCGCGCCGATGACCTCGGTTACCGTCGCTACTGGTTCGCGGAACACCACAACATGCCCGCGGTCGCCTCGACCACCCCCCCTGTCCTGATCGCCGCCGCCGCGGCGCGCAGCAGCCGCATCCGCGTCGGGTCCGGCGGTGTGATGCTGCCGAACCACTCGCCGCTCGTGGTGGCCGAGCAGTTCGCCGCGCTCGAGGCGCTCGCGCCGGGCCGCATCGACCTCGGTATCGGCCGGGCGCCGGGCAGCGACCCCGTGATCACGCAGCTTCTGCGGATGTCGGGCACGACGTCGGACGTCGAACGCTTCCCCGATCACATCCGCGACATCATTTCGCTCGTCTCACCCGACGGGGCGACCGTGCGGTTCTCGAGCGGCGGCGAGTACGGCATCCACGCGACACCCCAGGCCGAGGGCGCCCCCGACGTGTGGCTGCTCGGCTCGAGTGACTACTCGGCGCAGCTGGCGGCATCCCTCGGTCTGCCGTACGTGTTCGCGAACCACTTCTCGGGCGAGGGCCTGGAGCGCGCGCTCGATCTGTACCGCACCGGCTACCAGTCCACCGAGGCGCACCCCGAGCCGCGGACGTTCCTGACGATCAACGCCGTAGCGGCGACGGATGCCGAGGAGGCCGAAGCCCGCGCACTGCCGCAGCTGCGCATGATGGCGCGGCTGCGCACCGGCAAGCCGCTGACCGCGCTCGAGACCGTCGAGGAGGCGCGCGCCGCCCTCGCCACCGAGGCGGACGCGCAGGCAGAGTCGATCATGGCCGCCGCACGCCGCCGCTGGCTCGTCGGCACCGGCGCGGACGTGCGAGCCCAGGTCGCGGAGTTCGCCGCCAAGTACGGCGTGGACGAGGTCATGATCTCGCCGGTCGGCGGCGCCTTCGACGGCGAGCCGATGGATGCCGCGACCGGCCGGGCGCAGACGCTGGAGCTGCTCGCGGCCTGAGCGGGGAGCTCGGACCGGTGAACTCCCCGAAGCGGGTAGA
Coding sequences within:
- a CDS encoding MsnO8 family LLM class oxidoreductase, which codes for MSTPPAPALSVLDLVPVRTGQTSAQAVAASLHLVARADDLGYRRYWFAEHHNMPAVASTTPPVLIAAAAARSSRIRVGSGGVMLPNHSPLVVAEQFAALEALAPGRIDLGIGRAPGSDPVITQLLRMSGTTSDVERFPDHIRDIISLVSPDGATVRFSSGGEYGIHATPQAEGAPDVWLLGSSDYSAQLAASLGLPYVFANHFSGEGLERALDLYRTGYQSTEAHPEPRTFLTINAVAATDAEEAEARALPQLRMMARLRTGKPLTALETVEEARAALATEADAQAESIMAAARRRWLVGTGADVRAQVAEFAAKYGVDEVMISPVGGAFDGEPMDAATGRAQTLELLAA